A region of Salvia splendens isolate huo1 chromosome 17, SspV2, whole genome shotgun sequence DNA encodes the following proteins:
- the LOC121773556 gene encoding 60S ribosomal protein L37a-1, translated as MAKRTKKVGIVGKYGTRYGASLRKQIKKMEVSQHSKYFCEFCGKYAVKRQAVGIWGCKDCGKVKAGGAYTMNTASAVTVRSTIRRLREATES; from the exons ATG GCCAAGAGAACCAAGAAGGTCGGGATCGTCGGGAAATACG GCACCCGATACGGTGCTAGTTTGAGGAAGCAGATCAAGAAGATGGAAGTTAGCCAGCACAGCAAGTACTTCTGTGAGTTCTGCGGAAAG TACGCCGTGAAGAGACAGGCCGTTGGCATTTGGGGATGCAAGGACTGTGGCAAAGTGAAGGCAGGCGGTGCTTACACCATGAA CACTGCCAGTGCCGTGACCGTGAGGAGCACCATTAGAAGGTTGAGGGAGGCAACCGAGAGTTAA
- the LOC121775562 gene encoding uncharacterized protein LOC121775562 has translation MHQKKSELQIGTESSGVSSDFNPTPPLPPSSLTQKHNPPPPSPNPALQILINDDNQHHDQNDPSKPTPFKRPHLQHQFSRSLTKTPTLSAALHRYGVDPPPKFSLFHNRSQKFLTHFHHHLRHLRRRLRLHLRLILLLSLPFFYFLVSHPSRSFILDFLSAFAFSAVLLFSLNLAVPRLPTIRLFLAKSLPIKINAKDHVSRPHLPVFWSIGSRQKADKKAISGCYVQAYTNGDVYEGDFHKGKCSGSGVYYYYMSGRYEGDWVDGKYDGYGVETWARGSRYRGQYRQGLRHGFGVYRFYTGDVYSGEWSSGQSHGCGVHTCEDGSRYVGEFKWGVKHGLGHYHFRNGDRYAGEYFADKMHGFGFYYFANGHRYEGAWHEGKRQGLGMYTFRSGETQSGHWQNGILDIPSTQTNVYPISPVAVNHSKVLNVVQEARRAAEKAYEVSKVDERVNRAVTAANRAANAARVAAVKAVQKQMHHKSNSDDIPIPIM, from the exons ATGCATCAGAAGAAATCTGAATTACAGATCGGAACAGAAAGCAGCGGCGTCTCTTCCGATTTCAACCCCACCCCACCCCTCCCCCCTTCCTCCCTCACCCAGAAACACAATCCGCCGCCTCCTTCCCCCAATCCCGCCCTCCAAATCCTCATCAACGACGACAATCAGCACCACGACCAGAATGACCCTTCCAAACCCACCCCCTTCAAGCGCCCCCATCTCCAGCACCAATTCTCCCGCTCCCTTACCAAGACCCCCACTCTCTCCGCCGCCCTCCACCGCTACGGCGTCGACCCGCCTCCAAAATTCAGCCTTTTCCACAACCGCTCTCAGAAGTTCTTGACCCAtttccaccaccacctccgccacctccgccgccgcctccgcctccatctccgcctcatcctcctcctcagcCTCCCCTTCTTCTACTTCCTCGTCTCCCACCCTTCCCGCTCATTCATTCTTGATTTCCTATCCGCTTTCGCCTTCTCAGCCGTCCTCCTCTTTTCCCTCAATTTAGCTGTCCCGAGGCTCCCCACGATCAGGTTGTTCCTTGCCAAGTCCTTGCCGATTAAGATAAACGCCAAGGACCATGTGAGCCGGCCGCATTTGCCCGTGTTTTGGTCGATTGGTTCGAGGCAGAAGGCCGATAAGAAGGCGATTTCCGGGTGCTATGTGCAGGCATACACCAATGGGGATGTCTATGAGGGTGATTTTCACAAGGGGAAATGTAGTGGGAGTGGAGTGTATTACTATTACATGAGTGGGAGGTATGAAGGTGATTGGGTTGATGGCAAGTATGATGGCTATGGGGTTGAGACGTGGGCGCGGGGCAGCCGGTATAGAGGGCAGTACCGGCAGGGCCTTAGGCATGGTTTCGGAGTATATAGGTTTTACACTGGTGATGTTTATTCCGGGGAATGGTCTAGTGGGCAGAGCCATGGGTGCGGGGTTCATACCTGCGAGGATGGTAGCCGATATGTAGGCGAGTTTAAGTGGGGTGTTAAACATGGTCTTGGACACTATCATTTCAG GAATGGAGATAGATATGCTGGAGAGTATTTTGCAGACAAAATGCATGGATTTGGGTTCTACTATTTTGCAAACGGCCATCGTTATGAGGGTGCCTGGCATGAGGGGAAGAGGCAGGGGCTTGGAATGTACACTTTCAGAAGTGGTGAAACTCAGTCGGGCCACTGGCAAAATGGAATTCTTGACATTCCTAGCACACAGACCAATGTATATCCCATTTCGCCTGTTGCTGTCAATCACTCTAAAGTGCTCAACGTTGTTCAG GAAGCTCGACGAGCTGCAGAAAAGGCGTATGAGGTGAGCAAGGTGGACGAGAGAGTGAACAGGGCAGTAACAGCAGCTAACAGGGCAGCTAATGCAGCAAGAGTAGCAGCAGTCAAAGCTGTGCAAAAGCAAATGCATCACAAGAGCAACAGCGATGACATCCCGATCCCCATCATGTAA